The Cellulosilyticum sp. I15G10I2 genome has a segment encoding these proteins:
- a CDS encoding aldo/keto reductase has product MPKLGQGTWYMGENPGKQKDEIEALRLGIDLGMTLIDTAEMYADGGAECVAGEAIKNMRDKVFLVSKVYPHNAGLRNIAKNCENSLKRLQTDHLDLYLLHWRGSIPLEETIEGMENLIKTGKILRWGVSNFDTRDMKELVSLPKGSHCAVNQVLYHLGSRGIEYDLINWQKQNSIPIMAYCPIAQAGTLRRGLIQHPDLKKVADKHHATPIQILLAWCMRHDNMIAIPKASNTAHVLENARVNTFTLDQEDLQKLDQIFPAPSKKVPLDIV; this is encoded by the coding sequence GTGCCCAAGCTCGGGCAGGGAACATGGTATATGGGAGAAAACCCAGGTAAACAGAAAGATGAAATAGAAGCCTTGAGGCTTGGTATAGATCTTGGCATGACTCTGATTGATACCGCAGAAATGTATGCTGACGGTGGTGCCGAGTGCGTGGCAGGTGAAGCTATTAAAAATATGAGGGATAAGGTCTTTCTTGTATCAAAAGTCTATCCGCATAATGCAGGTCTTAGAAACATTGCAAAGAACTGCGAGAATAGTTTAAAACGCCTGCAGACAGATCATCTGGATCTTTATTTGTTGCACTGGCGCGGTAGTATACCATTGGAAGAAACGATTGAAGGTATGGAAAACCTTATAAAGACTGGCAAAATCCTGAGATGGGGTGTATCTAATTTTGATACCCGTGATATGAAAGAATTAGTTAGTCTGCCAAAGGGTAGCCACTGTGCCGTCAATCAAGTACTGTATCACCTAGGTTCAAGAGGCATAGAATATGATTTAATAAACTGGCAGAAACAAAATAGTATACCCATTATGGCTTATTGCCCTATTGCTCAAGCTGGAACCCTTCGTAGAGGACTCATCCAACATCCAGATTTAAAAAAGGTAGCAGATAAACATCATGCCACCCCTATACAAATCTTGTTGGCATGGTGTATGCGCCACGACAACATGATTGCCATCCCCAAGGCTTCTAATACTGCTCATGTGTTAGAAAATGCACGCGTTAATACATTTACTCTTGATCAGGAAGATTTACAGAAGCTTGATCAAATCTTTCCTGCGCCTTCAAAAAAAGTCCCTTTAGATATTGTCTAA
- a CDS encoding dihydrodipicolinate synthase family protein has protein sequence MKSTIANGVWPTMVTPYTEDNKVDYEGVLKIIDWYDKQGVAGIFAVCQSSEMFFLSKEERLELAKFIVENTPKHMGVIASGHVADTACEQIEEAKEVIDLGIDAYVFISNKFAAPDEGEEVVKKNIDKIVNSIHNINFGIYECPYPYKRLITPETLKWCADTDRFLFLKDTCCNLEGLQAKVNATAGTNLKIYNANAATLLESLKMGCAGYSGIMTNFHAELYVWLCENYAKYPGKAEKLQAFLGAASVIECQCYPVNAKYHMQLEGLGINYHSRVKDKNELTQSRQIEVKQMQVMYHLVKEWLDI, from the coding sequence ATGAAAAGCACTATAGCAAATGGTGTATGGCCTACTATGGTAACGCCTTATACAGAAGATAATAAAGTTGACTATGAAGGTGTACTAAAAATTATTGATTGGTACGATAAGCAAGGCGTGGCAGGTATATTTGCAGTATGCCAATCTAGTGAAATGTTTTTTCTTTCAAAAGAGGAAAGATTAGAGCTTGCAAAGTTTATAGTAGAAAATACTCCTAAACATATGGGGGTTATAGCATCAGGACATGTAGCGGATACAGCTTGCGAACAAATTGAAGAGGCAAAAGAGGTTATAGACTTAGGGATAGATGCCTATGTATTTATTTCCAATAAGTTTGCCGCACCAGATGAAGGTGAAGAAGTAGTTAAGAAAAATATTGATAAGATCGTTAATAGTATACATAATATTAATTTTGGTATTTATGAATGTCCTTATCCGTATAAAAGACTTATCACACCAGAAACTCTAAAGTGGTGTGCTGACACAGACAGATTTCTATTTCTTAAGGATACGTGCTGTAATCTAGAGGGACTGCAGGCTAAAGTAAATGCTACAGCAGGAACAAACTTAAAGATCTACAATGCGAATGCAGCAACACTACTCGAAAGTTTAAAAATGGGATGCGCTGGGTATAGTGGGATTATGACAAACTTCCATGCAGAACTTTATGTATGGCTGTGTGAGAATTATGCTAAATATCCTGGAAAGGCTGAGAAATTACAAGCGTTTTTAGGCGCAGCTTCGGTGATAGAATGTCAGTGCTATCCGGTTAATGCAAAGTATCATATGCAGCTTGAAGGATTAGGTATTAATTATCATAGCCGCGTAAAAGACAAAAATGAACTTACCCAGAGTAGGCAGATAGAGGTTAAACAGATGCAGGTTATGTATCATCTCGTTAAAGAATGGCTGGATATCTAA
- a CDS encoding sialic acid TRAP transporter substrate-binding protein SiaP has protein sequence MFKKMVAISMVVATMFTVGGCGANNPKEASQPSPAAQAETKSQEAQVPAGETPIELKFTSVSVPGDTHTESMDVFAKKVEELSEGSIKVKVYHSGSLFSSENEFDALLNGDVDMAYISNPTIATKIDYFNMFTSGYFFKDYEHMTSTLNGDIGKNIIRKDIEEELGIVPLASFYLGSRQVNTTKKAINSYDDMKGLLLRMPNSPAWLFLGKALGANPTPMSFNEVYTGLSTGAIDAQDNPLPTVQSAKFYEVTKYIAVTNHVIDSIYPTINKVTWEKMSEKQQQAMREAIEFTRDFCDTTNLEKEANLLKFLEEQGLTVTRPNLDEFREKVQAAYLEDSEQTAKWNMDLFEEIQAAAK, from the coding sequence ATGTTTAAGAAGATGGTAGCAATTTCAATGGTCGTAGCAACAATGTTTACAGTAGGGGGATGTGGGGCAAATAACCCAAAAGAGGCGTCACAGCCGTCACCAGCAGCTCAAGCTGAAACAAAAAGCCAAGAAGCACAAGTGCCAGCAGGTGAAACACCAATTGAACTTAAATTTACAAGTGTTTCTGTTCCGGGGGATACGCACACAGAATCTATGGATGTATTTGCAAAAAAAGTAGAAGAATTATCAGAGGGATCGATTAAGGTTAAGGTTTATCATTCAGGGTCACTTTTCTCATCAGAAAATGAGTTTGATGCACTCTTAAACGGAGATGTTGATATGGCATATATATCAAATCCAACTATAGCGACAAAGATAGATTACTTTAACATGTTTACATCTGGTTATTTCTTTAAAGATTATGAACATATGACATCAACATTAAATGGAGATATCGGTAAAAATATCATCAGAAAGGATATTGAAGAAGAACTTGGCATTGTGCCGCTAGCGAGCTTCTACCTTGGATCTCGTCAAGTCAATACGACTAAAAAAGCAATCAATAGTTATGATGATATGAAAGGCTTATTGCTTAGAATGCCTAACTCACCAGCATGGTTATTCTTAGGTAAAGCATTAGGCGCAAATCCTACACCAATGTCATTTAATGAAGTTTATACAGGTCTTTCTACAGGGGCGATTGATGCACAAGATAATCCGCTTCCAACAGTGCAAAGTGCTAAATTCTATGAGGTTACAAAATACATTGCAGTAACAAATCACGTTATTGACTCGATTTATCCTACTATTAATAAAGTAACTTGGGAGAAGATGAGTGAAAAACAACAACAAGCTATGAGAGAGGCGATCGAGTTCACAAGAGACTTCTGTGATACAACTAACCTTGAAAAAGAAGCAAATCTTCTTAAATTCTTGGAAGAACAAGGCTTAACGGTTACTCGTCCAAATCTTGATGAGTTTAGAGAAAAAGTACAAGCAGCATATCTTGAGGATTCAGAGCAAACAGCCAAATGGAATATGGATCTTTTTGAAGAGATACAAGCAGCTGCAAAATAA
- a CDS encoding TRAP transporter small permease, giving the protein MDNVKKIGKKVIDFLGITVPTITFLIIFITFMIGIISRYVLRQPVPWTYEISILAYMWTMFFGVGQAIRLDEHVVFGLVYDSASEKVQKIFRVIYNLAVAILVTIAFMPCLNSMLSKRGITGVLQLPYKWVFAPFLLMFIEIILRCAYNVIKEFMLQKKEEVK; this is encoded by the coding sequence TTGGATAATGTAAAAAAAATTGGAAAAAAAGTGATCGACTTTCTTGGAATAACTGTTCCTACAATAACATTTCTTATTATATTTATTACTTTTATGATAGGGATAATTTCAAGGTATGTGCTTAGACAACCGGTTCCTTGGACCTATGAAATAAGTATTTTAGCGTATATGTGGACCATGTTTTTTGGGGTCGGTCAAGCGATTAGACTCGATGAACATGTTGTATTTGGACTTGTGTATGACTCGGCAAGTGAGAAAGTTCAAAAGATATTCAGAGTTATTTATAACTTAGCTGTTGCTATTTTAGTGACTATTGCATTTATGCCTTGTTTAAACTCTATGTTGAGTAAAAGAGGAATAACAGGTGTATTGCAGCTTCCTTATAAATGGGTATTTGCACCTTTTCTCTTGATGTTCATTGAGATCATTCTAAGATGTGCCTACAACGTCATTAAAGAATTTATGCTACAAAAGAAGGAAGAGGTGAAATAA
- a CDS encoding TRAP transporter large permease, which yields MPLSVIILFAVMALCFIIRMPVSFSMLAASIIYFIVSGNDMGQVFTVITGNMFSNYIMLAAPLFIFTANVMNQGLVTDKIFKFCNGLLGKFKGGTAQVNVFASLIFSGMTGSAIADASGLGLMEIEQMKKEGYDDGFSCAITAASATVGPIFPPSIPMIVYAMLSGASIGNLFMGGMVPGVLLAGILMIYVAVISHKRDYPRGEKYTRREFLKFSIQAIPALMTPVILLGGIYGGAVTPTEAGAVAALYAIIVSVLVYRNMGAGELWKILRESARMTAVLGLLVGTAMLFSYIIALEQIPNLVTDAVMGVTNNPLIFLFVVNIVFLLLGTVMDVSTIQLVFVPMIIPLVKAFGIDLVHFGVVICLNMMIGLSTPPFGMLLFIVSGMSKTPIKKVIREILPMVIIMIILLFIITYVPDIVMWMPRTFGIK from the coding sequence ATGCCACTAAGTGTTATTATACTTTTTGCAGTAATGGCTTTGTGCTTTATTATCCGAATGCCTGTATCCTTCTCAATGCTGGCCGCATCAATTATATACTTTATAGTGAGTGGCAATGACATGGGGCAAGTATTCACGGTTATAACTGGTAATATGTTTTCAAATTATATTATGCTTGCAGCGCCGCTATTTATCTTTACAGCAAATGTTATGAACCAAGGACTTGTAACAGATAAAATCTTTAAATTTTGTAATGGTCTGTTAGGTAAATTTAAAGGTGGGACAGCACAGGTTAATGTTTTTGCATCCCTTATATTTTCAGGCATGACAGGTTCTGCTATTGCAGATGCATCAGGGCTTGGACTTATGGAAATAGAACAGATGAAAAAAGAAGGTTATGATGATGGCTTTAGCTGTGCAATTACAGCGGCGTCAGCTACAGTGGGACCTATTTTTCCACCAAGTATTCCAATGATCGTTTATGCGATGCTATCTGGTGCATCTATTGGCAACTTGTTTATGGGGGGGATGGTACCAGGCGTGCTTCTTGCGGGAATACTTATGATTTATGTGGCTGTTATCTCACATAAAAGAGACTATCCAAGAGGTGAAAAATATACAAGAAGAGAGTTTTTAAAGTTTTCTATTCAAGCCATACCAGCACTTATGACACCAGTTATTTTGCTTGGCGGTATTTATGGCGGAGCTGTTACGCCTACAGAAGCGGGAGCAGTTGCAGCTTTATATGCTATTATCGTTTCAGTCTTAGTTTATAGAAATATGGGTGCGGGTGAGCTTTGGAAGATCTTAAGAGAAAGTGCAAGAATGACAGCGGTCCTCGGATTATTAGTAGGTACTGCAATGTTGTTTTCTTATATCATTGCACTTGAGCAGATACCTAATCTTGTGACAGATGCAGTAATGGGTGTTACGAATAATCCCCTAATCTTCTTATTTGTTGTTAATATTGTATTTCTGCTACTCGGAACCGTAATGGATGTAAGTACGATACAGCTTGTATTTGTTCCTATGATTATTCCGCTTGTCAAAGCATTTGGCATAGACCTTGTACACTTTGGAGTAGTCATTTGTCTTAATATGATGATAGGACTTTCAACACCACCATTTGGGATGCTGTTATTTATTGTATCGGGTATGAGTAAGACACCTATTAAGAAGGTTATAAGAGAAATACTTCCAATGGTAATCATTATGATTATACTGTTATTTATTATTACATATGTACCAGATATTGTAATGTGGATGCCACGTACATTTGGAATTAAATAA
- a CDS encoding YhcH/YjgK/YiaL family protein has protein sequence MIVDHISNLKKYNELGLWGEKIIEFIAYFQKAKLRDGRYDILGDNLFALVQSYMTIPSDEGRWESHQEYVDLQYIVQGAEMMYWALTDTLAVSEDHTPEKDILFYHKGPHKAALILERDMFALLLTHDAHMPCCETLHKQKVKKIVFKIKSTILKRGLEE, from the coding sequence ATGATCGTTGACCATATTAGCAATCTAAAAAAATATAATGAATTGGGACTTTGGGGAGAGAAGATTATAGAGTTTATTGCGTATTTTCAGAAAGCGAAGTTAAGAGATGGCAGGTATGACATTTTAGGAGATAATCTTTTTGCACTTGTACAAAGTTATATGACGATACCAAGTGACGAGGGAAGGTGGGAATCACATCAGGAGTATGTTGATCTACAGTATATCGTACAAGGCGCAGAGATGATGTATTGGGCACTTACTGATACGCTGGCAGTCAGCGAAGATCATACGCCAGAAAAGGATATTCTGTTTTATCATAAGGGGCCCCATAAGGCAGCGCTCATATTAGAAAGAGATATGTTTGCTTTGCTTCTTACCCATGATGCGCACATGCCTTGTTGTGAGACTTTGCATAAACAGAAGGTAAAAAAAATAGTCTTTAAAATAAAATCAACGATACTAAAGCGTGGTTTGGAGGAATAA